The window GTTCATTTTTAAATGGGGAATGTAAGGGATTGGCTCATAAAAATTATCGGCATGGGTTGTTCCGAGCAGTGAAATATCTAATCCAGCTTGTGCTCAGGATGTCGCATAAACTGAATGGGTATGAGTAATTCCTCCTAAATCTGGATATTTATTGTAAAGATATAAATGGATTGGGGGGTACCAGTGGAAGGATTTAACTTACCTTCAATACTATTTCCTTTTAAATCAAGAATCACCAAATTATCAATTGTTAACTCTTCATATTTAACTCCTGATGGTTATTAAACCATCAGGCCCTTGTCCCGGTCAATGTCACTAACATTCCCTCAGATAAAAGTAAATAAATTATATTCAACTAACTTTAAATTTGAGATTAAAACTTTTTGTTTTAATTCTTCTAACATTATCCTCACCCTGCTTTTCGAAACTGTTTATTAATAAAGCTAACCGCTGTTTGTAATTCCTGCACTGGCTCGTTATTATCTTCATACCATGCTTTAATCATAAATGAACCTTAGTAATTAACTGTTCGGAGATATTGTAAAATTTTTACAAAATATACACATCCCGTCCCAAATGGCACCTTTTTAAATTTATCAGGATGATGAGAACTAACCACGATAGTATCTTTTAAATGAAAACCAACAATTTCGTTAATTCCGATTGCAATTTCCTTTGTAACTTCCTCACCAACTCAATCAGTTAAATTACCAACATCCGGATAGACACTTAACCACGGACTAGGACATTCTTTTTTAATTGTTAAATATTTAGTAATTGATGAAATAAAAGTATCATCCATTGTTTCAATTGCTATCATTACCCCATAACAATTAGCAAGTTTTAAACCTGCTTTCAAATTAGTAAAAAATCATTTTCGTGTTTCGTTATCTTTTATTTCATAATAAACATCATAACCTGCTAATTGAATAATCCGAACTTTTAACTTAACAGCTAAAATAATACATTTTTTAATAATGCTAAAGCAGTTGTGCGAATTGTTTCGTTATAACTACCCAAAGGATATTTCCGGTGCCCAGAAAAACAAATTGAGCGAATTTTAATTTGATATTCACTTTGCAACTTATTTAAATTATTAATTTCTTGATCACCCCAATCCAAGTCCGCTAGACGTTCTGGTGATTCATTAATGGATAATTCGATAAAGTCAAAATTAAATTGCTTGGCAATCTTAAATTTTTCTGACCAGTTTCCTTTGGGTAACGCTTTTTCATAAATCTCCACTTGGTTACTAATGTTAAACATTGTTTAGTTTTCTCATTTCGCTTGTAATAATTTTTGAAATGTAATGGCTGCTTGGTGTGGGTCGTTGTGATCACGAATAGCGCGACCAGCAATAATAATATAAATTGGATATTTACTAAAAAGATCTAAATCATTAGCTTCGATGCCACCCGTGATGGTAACTTTAAAACCAAGATTAATTAGCTGTTCAATTTTTTGAATCTTCCGTCGTTCATTTGGCACCCGCAGCTTGAACATCGCGAGCACGATGATAAACTACCTTTTCAACACCAAGGGCTTTTCATTTTTTAGCTTGTTCAAAGGTTCACACGCCAGTTAATTCAATTTGCATTTCTTTGTGATATTCTTTACTAATTTCTACAACACCGGCAATCGTCGCAAGATCAGCACAACAAATAACCGTAATAATATCCGCCCCGGCGGCTAGTAACATTCACCCCAGAATTTTGCCAGCATCATCAATTTTACCATCCGCTAAAATAATTTTATTCGGATAATGTTTTTTAATGGTTTTGATAGCATTAATTTCTTCAGCACATAATAAAATTGTCCCAATTTCAATAATATCAACGTCCAAACCAACAAGGGCTAAGTTATCAAGAGCTTCTTGTAGTGTTAAAGTATACAATGCAATTTGTAAAAGTGGTTTTTTCATTTCAGTATCCTCCTATTTAACATATTTCATATAATCAATTTTTTTAATAATAGTCATCACTTCGGTTGGGAAATTAGCTTGAATAATTTGATCAATTACCGCCGGGTTTTCAAAAATTGCGAAATTTGTGGTAATGCTAAACTTAAATGAGTTTCGGCATCAACCGCACAAAGCCAATTAATAAACTAACTGGTTGGTTATCAGCAAATAGCACTGGTTCTGTTAAGGAAACTAAGCTAAAAGCATTTTTTAAAACCCCTTCTTTGGGGCGCGTATGGGGCATCGCTAATTTTGGTGCAATAATATAATAGGGTTTAAAAACAATTTTAACCGCTGCTTCTCAAGTCGCGGCGGTATGATGAAGCAAAATTGAATTATTAGTTAAGAGTGATTCTAAAAAATCCAGTTGCATTCCCCTATATATTATATAATTCTTGTGATTTTCATTAGATTCATCAGGTATTAAAAAAGGAGAATGTGTAGTAATAATAACAGTTATATTTTTATTTTTTACACTTTTTCAAAATATAATTAATAATTTTCATTTGCAATAAAGGATGAACATTTTTATCAATTTCATCTGCCAACAAATTAAAAGTTTTATTAGGTTCTTTTTCACTTAAATTTAATAAAAAATTAAATTTATATAAAAATCAAACTAGTGCTTTATATCCATCAGAATTTAATTTAATTTCAACATTTTCATTATTTTTATATTTAAGTTTATGAACAACTTGAAGTTTAAAAATTAAACCATCAAAATTAAAATGAGAGTAAGCATAAATATCAAAATTACTAAAAAGATTTTTAACTATGTCATTAGTCTGATTTGCCATTTGTATTTTTATTAACTCTTTTCTATTAAATGCAGTTGGATTTTCAGTTTGCGTAAATAAACTAGCTAATTCTCTTCCAAATTTTACTAATTCTGGTGAGAGAAATAAAAGCATTTTAAATGTAGAGTCATAATTGGGATCAGTCGCGAATCATTTAATGAAGATAAATCATATCTCATATTTATGTTATTTTCTATTGCAGAATTATTAATCATAGATACAACTGACTTATGATTAAAGATTTCTTCAATAAATTTTATATTTTTAAAAATTTCAGCAATTTCTAATCTATTTAAAAGTGCATTTATCTTACTAATTTTCTCTATATTTTCATCGGTTACATCAAATAATAAGTATTTTTTATTATCCCTATCATTTATTTTATATGTATATTTTGCATTAATAGAGGATTTTTTTTAAAAATAAGAGGTTATATTATAAATTAATTTTCCTAAAAATATAATATTGCCATTACTATCTTTCTTTTTAAAACCATTATGTGTGTCTAAATCTTTACTTATTAATTTTTTAGTATCTGTAAAAAGATCTGGAAATTTTCAATTGGAAAATTAATTTTTTTGCAAATATTTTTAATCTCTTTAATTTCTTCTTCTGCATAAGTCTTCCTCATAAGTAAATATAAGATTTCGGATCTTTTTACTAGTTTCATCTATATCATCGCAATATTCAGTTAATTGAGGAATATCACTTTCATCAAATGGAGTAGAATTACTAAAAAATTCAATAGCTTTTAAAATATTAGTTTTTCTAGAGCCATTTTCACCAATTAAAGTAACAACTGTTCCTTTTTAAACTCTATTTCTAACTGGTCAAAACTATAGTTTTATAATTTTTAATTTTATATTTTATCATATTTTATTATCTTATTATATTTTTTATTTAATTTACATGAATTATAAATATTTTTAAAAAAATATTTAAACAGTCTTTTTGACTATTGTTTTTAACATCTAATTTATTTGATTATTATAAATATAATAAAACACTATCATAAAAATTATTATAATTTGCTTCCCACATTTAATAATTTTTTAAAAAAAAATATTAAAAAGAATTAATGATATTAATTATCATTAATATATAATTGGTCAAAAACAATATCTTATAATTAAATAATTATGGTAATGTCTTTTTAAGGGATTAATATAAAATAATATAAAAATAAATCAAAAATAAAATTTTTATTATCGTTTATTTAAAACGTATTTTATTTTTTGATAATTTAAATTATAATATGCTTTCTGTTTTTTATTAAATTACCTAAAACAATACTATTAAATCTAAACTTAAAATTAATAAAATTTTCTAAAAAAATAAATAATTTTACTAATTTTTAACTAATTAAAAAATAATCTTTATCTAATTTTTTGTCTATTTTTTTGTTTAAAAATAATAAAACTTTTAATTCTTAAAATGTGTTATATTTTAATTGAAAAAATTATATATTCTGTTACTTTTAAATCCAAAAATTAAGAATATTAGCTACGGGAACGGATTCATAAGGAGGAATAAATAATGAAAAAAAATTATTAACATTATTATGTCCACTAGTAACTGCTACTAGTAATATCAATGGTTTTGAACTTATGAAGAACAATGATTATTAACATGTAACAAAAGTAACAAATTATCAACCAGTTAAATTAGATAAAATATTTAAATATGTATTTACCCGAACGATCACTTAAAAGTTCAGAAATTATTAATGTTCAAACTAAATAAGTAACGCCAATTGCATATGTTGGGGGCTATGTAACGATGGCAAATGATAATTGGGGTGCTCTTACTGCCTTGAATAATATTCATGAGTTGTTAAAAATAAATGATAATAACATTAGTTTAACTCCAATTACACAAATCAAAATTGATTCCTTATCAAAATATACAACAAATAAAATTTTAGTAACAACAAGCGATAGTAAAATCTATGAACTTGGCCAAAATGGTGTTTTGACTAACCTTCCTTACCTTGAAAATACTCCTCAATACTGGGATCAAGATAAAGTCCTTTTATTTAATCCGAGTTCATTACTAACGCCAAGCGGACAAGTAATAAAAATTAATTATACTTTTACAACCTATACTATATAATATATAATGATTAATTAACTTTTA is drawn from Spiroplasma mirum ATCC 29335 and contains these coding sequences:
- a CDS encoding TIM barrel protein — protein: MIKKCIILAVKLKVRIIQLAGYDVYYEIKDNETRKWFFTNLKAGLKLANCYGVMIAIETMDDTFISSITKYLTIKKECPSPWLSVYPDVGNLTDWVGEEVTKEIAIGINEIVGFHLKDTIVVSSHHPDKFKKVPFGTGCVYFVKILQYLRTVNY
- a CDS encoding orotidine 5'-phosphate decarboxylase / HUMPS family protein — encoded protein: MKKPLLQIALYTLTLQEALDNLALVGLDVDIIEIGTILLCAEEINAIKTIKKHYPNKIILADGKIDDAGKILGWMLLAAGADIITVICCADLATIAGVVEISKEYHKEMQIELTGVWTFEQAKKWKALGVEKVVYHRARDVQAAGAKWTTEDSKNWTAN
- a CDS encoding PTS sugar transporter subunit IIA, which encodes MQLDFLESLLTNNSILLHHTAATWEAAVKIVFKPYYIIAPKLAMPHTRPKEGVLKNAFSLVSLTEPVLFADNQPVSLLIGFVRLMPKLI